The following are encoded together in the Streptomyces sp. NBC_00341 genome:
- a CDS encoding iron ABC transporter permease, protein MSVETRTAPEDRAVVPEAAPPARTANTLRALGLVAALAALVLVGLLSVWVGTRGIPFTATWSALWHPDGSETSIIIHDYRIPRTLLGLLVGMALGLSGALMQALTRNPLADPGILGISLGASAGVVVAIAFLGVGSVLGYVWFAFIGAAVASVAVYLLGSSGRTLATPDRLVVAGAAMTAVLYAFNSAVLLLNPRAFDQYRFWTVGSLSGRYYDVIYVILPFIAVGLLIALGLAPSLNALAMGDQLGRALGLNVGRTRVLGAVAVMLLCGAATAAAGPIGFVGLAVPHVARFVVGPDQRWVLTYSMLLAPVLLIGADVLGRVLGSPGEVQVGIITAFLGAPLFIALCRRRKLVML, encoded by the coding sequence TTGTCGGTCGAAACCCGGACGGCTCCCGAGGACCGGGCCGTCGTACCCGAAGCCGCGCCGCCCGCCCGGACCGCGAACACCCTGCGGGCCCTGGGGCTGGTCGCGGCGCTGGCCGCCCTCGTCCTGGTCGGACTGCTCAGCGTGTGGGTGGGCACCCGGGGCATCCCGTTCACCGCCACCTGGAGCGCGCTCTGGCACCCGGACGGCTCCGAGACCTCGATCATCATCCATGACTACCGCATCCCCAGAACGCTCCTGGGGCTGCTCGTGGGCATGGCGCTCGGCCTGTCCGGCGCGCTGATGCAGGCCCTCACCCGCAACCCGCTCGCCGACCCGGGGATCCTCGGCATCAGCCTGGGCGCCTCCGCCGGGGTCGTCGTGGCCATCGCCTTCCTCGGGGTGGGCTCGGTCCTCGGCTACGTGTGGTTCGCCTTCATCGGCGCGGCCGTCGCCTCCGTCGCCGTGTACCTCCTGGGCTCGTCGGGCCGCACCCTGGCCACACCCGACCGGCTCGTCGTGGCCGGGGCGGCGATGACCGCGGTGCTGTACGCCTTCAACTCGGCGGTGCTGCTGCTCAATCCGCGCGCCTTCGACCAGTACCGCTTCTGGACGGTGGGTTCGCTGTCCGGCCGGTACTACGACGTCATCTACGTCATCCTGCCGTTCATCGCGGTGGGCCTCCTGATCGCCCTCGGTCTCGCCCCCTCGCTCAACGCCCTCGCCATGGGCGACCAGCTCGGCCGCGCCCTCGGCCTGAACGTCGGCCGCACCCGGGTGCTGGGCGCCGTCGCCGTCATGCTGCTGTGCGGCGCCGCCACCGCCGCCGCCGGACCGATCGGCTTCGTCGGCCTCGCGGTGCCGCACGTCGCCCGGTTCGTCGTCGGCCCCGACCAGCGCTGGGTGCTGACGTACTCGATGCTGCTCGCCCCGGTCCTGCTGATCGGCGCGGACGTCCTCGGGCGGGTGCTCGGGTCGCCGGGCGAGGTCCAGGTGGGGATCATCACCGCGTTCCTCGGGGCACCGCTGTTCATCGCCCTGTGCCGCCGTCGAAAGCTGGTCATGCTGTGA
- a CDS encoding iron chelate uptake ABC transporter family permease subunit, whose protein sequence is MSAVREKSPAGAATGTERPRVVSGLVLRTRPGGLSVRVQGRVLVVTAVMLVALVAVALVTLTTGDFELSVGEVLRAVLGHGSGGADFIVNTLRMPRLLTAMCVGAALAVSGAILQSLTGNSLGSPDIIGFTNGSAVGALLVIIVLHGSMTQIAVGALIGGLATAAAMYLLMLGRGLQGFRLVVVGIGVSALLLAVNSYLITRATWQEALEAQAWLIGSLTNRGWQQANTIGIAVLVLLPPAFFLARRLSMVEMGDVTAMALGVDVARTRALLLVISVALAAFATAVTGPIWFIALAAPQLARRLTRASGPALVPAALMGALLLAASDLLAQRLFAPSLLPVGTATGTIGGLYLIWLLITESRKSRA, encoded by the coding sequence GTGAGCGCCGTACGGGAGAAGAGCCCCGCCGGGGCCGCTACGGGGACCGAGCGGCCACGGGTCGTCAGCGGACTGGTCCTGCGCACCCGGCCCGGCGGGCTGTCCGTACGGGTCCAGGGGCGCGTCCTGGTGGTGACGGCCGTGATGCTCGTCGCGCTCGTCGCGGTCGCGCTCGTCACCCTCACCACCGGCGACTTCGAACTCTCCGTCGGTGAGGTCCTGCGGGCCGTACTGGGCCACGGCTCCGGCGGCGCCGACTTCATCGTCAACACCCTGCGCATGCCGCGCCTGCTCACCGCGATGTGCGTGGGAGCGGCCCTCGCGGTCAGCGGGGCCATCCTGCAGAGCCTGACCGGCAACTCCCTCGGCAGCCCGGACATCATCGGCTTCACCAACGGCTCGGCCGTCGGGGCGCTCCTCGTCATCATCGTGCTGCACGGCAGCATGACCCAGATCGCGGTGGGCGCGCTGATCGGCGGCCTCGCCACCGCCGCCGCGATGTACCTCCTCATGCTGGGCAGGGGACTTCAGGGCTTCCGGCTGGTCGTCGTCGGTATCGGGGTCAGCGCGCTGCTGCTCGCCGTCAACTCCTACCTGATCACCCGGGCGACCTGGCAGGAGGCGCTGGAGGCGCAGGCCTGGCTGATCGGCAGTCTGACCAACCGGGGCTGGCAGCAGGCCAACACCATCGGCATCGCCGTCCTCGTCCTGCTCCCGCCCGCGTTCTTCCTCGCCCGCCGGCTCTCCATGGTGGAGATGGGCGACGTCACTGCCATGGCGCTCGGCGTCGACGTGGCCCGTACCCGTGCGCTGCTGCTCGTCATCAGCGTCGCGCTCGCCGCCTTCGCCACGGCGGTCACCGGGCCCATCTGGTTCATCGCGCTGGCCGCGCCCCAGCTCGCCCGCCGACTGACCCGGGCCTCGGGCCCCGCCCTGGTCCCCGCCGCGCTCATGGGCGCCCTGCTGCTCGCCGCCAGTGACCTGCTGGCGCAACGCCTGTTCGCCCCCTCGCTGCTCCCGGTGGGCACGGCGACGGGGACCATCGGCGGGCTGTACCTCATCTGGCTGCTGATCACCGAGTCGCGAAAGAGCCGCGCATGA
- a CDS encoding ABC transporter ATP-binding protein, which translates to MNGTHPAPAARLRAEDLTLSYEQRTVVSSLGVEIPDRSFTVIIGPNACGKSTLLKALARMLKPRSGQVYLDGAGIATYRSREVARRLGLLPQSSTAPGGITVGDLVARGRYPHQGMLKQWSADDETAVLDAMRQTGVLDLADRPVDDLSGGQRQRVWLSMVLAQQTSILLLDEPTTFLDIAHQVEVLDLCADLHARKGHTVVAVLHDLNQACRYATHLIVMRPGGTIAAEGDPATVMTAELVEDVFGLPCRIISDPETGTPLMVPAAPRRHVPEDAPAGAESGGPVMAETGGRVR; encoded by the coding sequence ATGAACGGGACGCACCCGGCGCCCGCCGCACGACTGCGGGCCGAGGACCTGACGCTCTCCTACGAGCAGCGGACCGTGGTCAGTTCGCTCGGCGTCGAGATTCCCGACCGCTCCTTCACGGTGATCATCGGGCCGAACGCCTGCGGGAAGTCCACGCTCCTCAAGGCGCTCGCCCGGATGCTCAAACCCCGTTCCGGGCAGGTCTATCTGGACGGCGCGGGCATCGCCACGTACCGCTCGCGCGAGGTCGCCCGGCGGCTGGGCCTGCTCCCGCAGTCCTCGACCGCGCCCGGCGGCATCACCGTGGGGGACCTGGTGGCGCGGGGCCGGTACCCGCACCAGGGCATGCTGAAGCAGTGGTCCGCCGACGACGAGACGGCCGTGCTGGACGCCATGCGGCAGACCGGTGTGCTGGATCTCGCCGACCGCCCGGTCGACGACCTCTCCGGCGGTCAGCGGCAGCGGGTCTGGCTCTCCATGGTGCTGGCTCAGCAGACCTCGATCCTGCTCCTGGACGAGCCCACCACCTTCCTCGACATCGCCCACCAGGTCGAGGTGCTCGACCTCTGCGCCGACCTGCACGCCCGCAAGGGACACACCGTCGTGGCGGTGCTGCACGACCTCAACCAGGCCTGCCGTTACGCCACCCACCTCATCGTCATGCGGCCCGGCGGCACGATCGCGGCCGAGGGCGATCCCGCCACCGTGATGACCGCCGAACTCGTCGAGGACGTGTTCGGGCTGCCCTGCCGGATCATCTCCGACCCGGAGACCGGCACGCCCCTGATGGTGCCGGCCGCGCCCCGGCGACACGTGCCCGAGGACGCGCCGGCCGGTGCGGAGTCCGGCGGCCCCGTGATGGCCGAGACCGGCGGGCGTGTGCGTTGA
- a CDS encoding GNAT family N-acetyltransferase yields the protein MITATPRPSVASTHTPDAPLLPDILRVRRAHSGDAAALVALSEPFVRSGALRRRPFDVYAARAADFLVAEEPGGALHGCLALRAHPDAEPGTTAEGAGVLYNFCVARQRQGSGLGARLLGAALAGARAQPLAALFTATTGSGRLFLRHGFAPVPPGLAPRAWARTLDPRRGARVLARAL from the coding sequence TTGATCACGGCCACACCGCGCCCCTCAGTCGCGTCGACGCACACCCCGGACGCACCCCTCCTCCCTGACATCCTCCGGGTGCGCCGGGCTCACTCCGGGGACGCCGCCGCCCTCGTCGCACTCTCCGAGCCGTTCGTCCGCTCGGGGGCGCTGCGCCGCCGGCCCTTCGACGTCTACGCCGCCCGAGCGGCAGACTTCCTGGTGGCGGAGGAGCCCGGCGGCGCCCTGCACGGCTGCCTCGCGCTGCGGGCCCATCCCGACGCGGAACCCGGCACGACGGCCGAGGGTGCGGGCGTCCTCTACAACTTCTGTGTCGCCCGGCAGCGGCAGGGCAGCGGCCTGGGCGCCCGGCTGCTGGGCGCGGCACTCGCCGGGGCGCGGGCCCAGCCGCTGGCGGCCCTGTTCACCGCGACGACCGGCAGCGGGCGGCTCTTCCTCCGGCACGGATTCGCGCCGGTCCCGCCGGGTCTCGCCCCGCGCGCCTGGGCGCGCACGCTGGATCCCCGGCGGGGCGCGCGCGTTCTGGCCCGCGCGCTGTGA
- the argB gene encoding acetylglutamate kinase, with translation MVDGSLQEMFARDVVELWHSGLLPVVVHGGGPQISAMLDRLGLEVRFESGLRVTTEETLDVVRMVLTGRVQRELVGAINAHGPFAVGLSGEDAHTMTAVRRSGRVNGAPVDIGLVGDIVNVAPDTVRSLLELGRIPVVSPLARGTEGEVYNVNADLAASALAVALGAERLVMLTDVEGLYGDWPRSTEVIERLTAAELAGLLPGLASGMLPKMEGCLRAVRAGVGRAQVLDGRVPHAVLRGVLDERSPGTTILPDA, from the coding sequence ATGGTCGACGGATCGCTCCAGGAGATGTTCGCGCGCGATGTCGTGGAGCTGTGGCACTCCGGCCTGCTACCGGTGGTGGTCCACGGCGGTGGCCCGCAGATCAGCGCGATGCTCGACCGCCTCGGCCTGGAGGTCCGCTTCGAGTCGGGTCTGCGGGTGACCACGGAGGAGACCCTCGACGTGGTGCGGATGGTGCTCACCGGTCGGGTCCAGCGGGAACTGGTCGGCGCGATCAACGCACACGGCCCGTTCGCCGTGGGGCTGTCGGGCGAGGACGCCCACACCATGACGGCCGTGCGCCGGTCCGGCCGGGTGAACGGGGCGCCCGTGGACATCGGCCTGGTCGGCGACATCGTGAACGTGGCCCCGGACACCGTCCGTTCACTGCTGGAGCTGGGCCGCATCCCGGTGGTGTCACCCCTCGCGCGCGGCACGGAGGGGGAGGTCTACAACGTCAACGCCGATCTCGCGGCCTCGGCCCTCGCGGTCGCCCTCGGCGCCGAGCGGCTGGTGATGCTGACCGATGTCGAAGGGCTGTACGGGGACTGGCCGCGCAGCACGGAGGTCATCGAGCGCCTGACGGCTGCCGAGCTGGCCGGGCTGCTTCCGGGGCTGGCGAGCGGGATGCTCCCGAAGATGGAGGGCTGCCTGCGGGCGGTCCGGGCCGGGGTGGGGCGGGCGCAGGTGCTGGATGGCCGGGTCCCGCACGCCGTGCTGCGCGGCGTACTCGACGAGCGGAGCCCCGGGACGACGATCCTCCCGGACGCGTGA
- a CDS encoding isochorismatase family protein translates to MGLPVIESYDMPDGTALPRSWPSWTIVPGRAALLVHDMQNHFVQAFPPGRSPVVQLVENIAALRELAGTLGIPVVFSAEPAAQSPGRRGLVADVWGPGVGDGPGDSSIIEALTPRPGEHVLPNVRPNAFLHSHLGRLLRSTGRDQLIVCGVHAHLGVLLTAADAFMNDIQPFVVADAVADFTAEEHAMALRWAARSAVVRTTDGLLRDLLLGRVHHDV, encoded by the coding sequence ATGGGCCTGCCAGTCATCGAGTCCTACGACATGCCCGACGGTACGGCCCTCCCCCGCTCCTGGCCCTCCTGGACGATCGTCCCCGGCCGCGCCGCACTGCTCGTCCACGACATGCAGAACCACTTCGTCCAGGCGTTCCCGCCGGGCCGGTCCCCGGTCGTCCAACTGGTCGAGAACATCGCCGCGTTGCGGGAACTCGCCGGAACGCTCGGCATCCCGGTCGTCTTCAGCGCCGAACCCGCGGCCCAGTCGCCGGGCAGGCGGGGGCTCGTCGCGGACGTCTGGGGTCCGGGCGTCGGTGACGGACCCGGCGACTCCTCGATCATCGAGGCCCTGACGCCCCGGCCGGGCGAGCACGTGCTGCCCAATGTGCGCCCCAACGCCTTTCTGCACAGCCACCTCGGCCGGCTGCTGCGCTCGACGGGGCGCGATCAGCTGATCGTGTGCGGCGTGCACGCCCACCTGGGAGTGCTACTGACCGCCGCGGACGCCTTCATGAACGACATCCAGCCCTTTGTCGTCGCCGACGCCGTGGCCGACTTCACCGCGGAGGAGCACGCGATGGCGCTGCGCTGGGCGGCTCGCAGCGCGGTCGTCCGCACGACGGACGGCCTGCTGCGCGATCTGCTGCTCGGCCGGGTCCACCACGACGTGTGA
- a CDS encoding DUF2470 domain-containing protein, translating into MNTDADADTVPAGPTDAEQVRTVLSRATSLSLTTTAQAYDLIGLHSVSAAGQVTLHPGPDSPLAREAADAPMGSLAVLLQFTDIAPTPLRDRVRARVTVSGWLAPETDGALRLDSARVSLRTPAGATDVGLDEIALAEPDPLAVEEAAMLTHLTDSHEELMADLLGLAGSGLPRGMIRSLPLALDRHGITLRCEYESGHCDLQLLFPALARDATDAGEQIRRLLTAPRSCAHQQHHSHP; encoded by the coding sequence TTGAACACCGATGCCGACGCAGACACCGTTCCGGCCGGGCCGACCGACGCGGAGCAGGTCCGCACCGTGCTGTCCCGCGCGACCTCGCTCTCCCTCACCACGACCGCGCAGGCGTACGACCTGATCGGGCTCCACTCGGTCAGCGCCGCCGGTCAGGTCACTCTCCACCCCGGCCCCGACAGCCCATTGGCGCGGGAGGCCGCCGACGCCCCCATGGGCAGCCTCGCCGTCCTGCTGCAGTTCACCGACATCGCCCCCACCCCGCTGCGCGACCGGGTCCGCGCGAGGGTGACGGTGTCCGGCTGGCTGGCACCGGAGACCGACGGGGCGCTCCGGCTCGATTCGGCGCGGGTCTCGCTGCGGACCCCGGCGGGCGCGACGGACGTCGGGCTGGACGAGATCGCACTCGCCGAACCCGACCCGCTGGCGGTGGAGGAGGCCGCCATGCTGACCCATCTGACCGACTCGCACGAGGAGTTGATGGCCGATCTGCTCGGGCTCGCGGGCTCCGGGCTGCCGCGCGGCATGATCCGCTCACTCCCCCTCGCACTGGACCGGCACGGCATCACCCTGCGCTGCGAGTACGAATCCGGCCACTGCGACCTCCAGTTGCTCTTCCCGGCGCTCGCTCGCGACGCCACTGATGCCGGTGAGCAGATCCGACGCCTCCTCACCGCGCCCCGGAGCTGCGCGCACCAGCAGCACCACTCCCACCCCTGA
- a CDS encoding GNAT family N-acetyltransferase, translating to MNITLRVDATPSAPALLLRPWGEADIGPLGKAFRDPALRRGASGPMESAEDLRAWLELQGRGWVTGERLAFAVIEDHPGSREGRLAGSVVIKRGISGQGPAEAGYWTAAHARGRGVAPRALEAVTRWTFETFAADGLESINLLHQVDNPASCRVAEKARYEFRQILPAQPPSFPRPGHLHVRQAGSPA from the coding sequence ATGAACATCACCTTGCGGGTGGACGCCACGCCGTCCGCCCCCGCGCTCCTGCTGCGCCCCTGGGGTGAGGCGGACATCGGGCCGCTGGGCAAGGCGTTCCGGGACCCCGCGTTGCGCCGAGGGGCGAGCGGCCCCATGGAGAGCGCCGAGGACCTACGGGCGTGGCTGGAGCTCCAGGGGCGCGGCTGGGTCACCGGGGAGCGGCTCGCCTTCGCCGTGATTGAGGATCACCCGGGCTCCCGCGAGGGCCGGTTGGCGGGCAGCGTGGTCATCAAGAGGGGCATTTCCGGCCAGGGGCCCGCGGAGGCCGGCTACTGGACGGCGGCGCACGCCCGAGGCCGCGGGGTGGCCCCCCGCGCTCTGGAGGCCGTCACCCGCTGGACCTTCGAGACCTTCGCGGCCGACGGCCTGGAGAGCATCAACCTGCTCCATCAGGTGGACAATCCGGCCTCGTGCCGGGTCGCGGAGAAGGCCCGCTACGAGTTCCGCCAGATCCTTCCGGCCCAGCCGCCGTCCTTCCCCCGGCCCGGCCATCTGCATGTGCGGCAGGCCGGCTCCCCGGCCTGA
- a CDS encoding ricin-type beta-trefoil lectin domain protein — protein MDSPRLSRRLLRSALSALTLALVTTALVGGGAHERSPALSDTAASAAMTFDEEFDGSAGSAVNGSRWQIETGDNVDNHERQYYTAGNSNAALDGQGHLVITARKENPNNYQCWYGTCQYTSARLNTSGKFTQAYGHVEARMKIPRGQGMWPAFWMLGDDIGQVGWPNSGEIDIMENVGFEPGTVHGTLHGPGYSGSAGIGAGYTLPGGRAFADDFHTFAIDWAPDSITWSVDGNVYQHRTPADTNGNTWAFNKPFFLILNLAVGGYWPGDPDGNTTFPQQLVVDHVRVTTNDNQPPAGSGTITGLAGKCVDVAAANSANGTPVQLYDCNGSAAQRWSVGADGTIRALGKCLDVASGGTANGSVVQLWDCNGSAAQRWAVSGAHDIVNPQADKCLDVTGNSSANGTRLQIWTCTGATNQKWTVNS, from the coding sequence ATGGACTCCCCACGCCTGTCGCGGCGTCTGCTGCGCTCCGCACTCTCGGCCCTGACCCTTGCCCTGGTCACGACCGCCCTCGTGGGCGGTGGCGCCCACGAGCGGTCACCCGCCCTCTCCGATACGGCGGCCTCGGCCGCCATGACGTTCGACGAGGAGTTCGACGGTTCTGCCGGCTCGGCGGTCAACGGCTCCAGATGGCAGATCGAGACCGGTGACAACGTCGACAACCACGAGCGGCAGTACTACACCGCCGGGAACAGCAACGCCGCGCTGGACGGCCAGGGACATCTCGTCATCACCGCGCGCAAGGAGAACCCGAACAACTACCAGTGCTGGTACGGCACCTGTCAGTACACGTCGGCGCGGCTGAACACCTCGGGCAAGTTCACCCAGGCCTACGGTCATGTCGAGGCCCGGATGAAGATCCCGCGCGGCCAGGGCATGTGGCCCGCCTTCTGGATGCTCGGCGACGACATCGGGCAGGTCGGCTGGCCCAACTCCGGCGAGATCGACATCATGGAGAACGTCGGCTTCGAACCCGGCACCGTCCACGGCACCCTGCACGGACCCGGCTACTCCGGCTCCGCCGGCATCGGCGCCGGATACACCCTCCCCGGCGGCCGGGCCTTCGCCGACGACTTCCACACCTTCGCCATCGACTGGGCCCCCGACTCCATCACCTGGTCCGTCGACGGCAACGTCTACCAGCACCGCACCCCCGCCGACACCAACGGCAACACCTGGGCCTTCAACAAACCCTTCTTCCTCATCCTCAACCTCGCCGTCGGCGGCTACTGGCCCGGCGACCCCGACGGCAACACCACCTTCCCCCAGCAACTCGTCGTCGACCACGTCCGCGTCACCACCAACGACAACCAACCCCCGGCGGGTTCGGGCACCATCACCGGCCTGGCCGGAAAGTGCGTCGACGTGGCCGCGGCGAACAGCGCCAACGGCACTCCCGTCCAGCTCTACGACTGCAACGGCTCCGCCGCTCAGCGCTGGAGCGTCGGCGCGGACGGCACGATCAGGGCCCTGGGCAAGTGCCTTGACGTCGCGTCAGGTGGTACGGCGAACGGTTCCGTCGTCCAGTTGTGGGACTGCAACGGCTCCGCTGCCCAGCGCTGGGCCGTCAGCGGTGCGCACGACATCGTGAATCCGCAGGCGGACAAGTGCCTGGACGTCACGGGGAACAGCTCGGCCAACGGCACCCGGCTCCAGATCTGGACCTGCACCGGAGCAACCAACCAGAAGTGGACGGTGAACAGCTGA
- a CDS encoding ricin-type beta-trefoil lectin domain protein, with translation MRRDLLRGHAPAVRSALGVVAAAALLAGLTGSPALGAAAATGQITGTGGKCVDVAAGATANGTPVQLYDCNGSAAQQWSVGSDGSVKALGKCLDVASGGTANGAVVQLWDCNGSAAQRWSVSGAHDIVNPQADKCLDATGNSSANGTRLQIWTCTGATNQKWTAPAAGGGGEDPASPGAMAVAPYLYNGWGSPPSPATVMNATGVKWFTLAFVLSNGYCNPQWDGGRPLTGGVDQQTVNTVRAAGGDVIPSFGGWSGNKLESSCSSAGELAAAYQKVINAYGLKAIDIDIEADAYASATVQQRTVDALKTVKANNPGIKVYVTFGTGQSGPDDSMIRKASASGLTVDSWTIMPFDFGGAGQNMGNLTVSAAEGLKNVVKGAYGYTDDQAYRHTGISSMNGITDDNETVTVADFRTILAYAQQRHLARLTFWSVNRDRPCTGGGADTCSGVSQQPWDFTKVFAQYAG, from the coding sequence ATGCGCCGAGACCTGCTGCGCGGGCACGCCCCCGCCGTACGGAGCGCGCTGGGAGTCGTGGCCGCCGCCGCACTCCTCGCCGGACTGACCGGCTCGCCCGCCCTGGGCGCGGCCGCGGCCACCGGGCAGATCACCGGTACCGGCGGAAAGTGCGTCGACGTCGCGGCGGGAGCCACCGCCAACGGCACCCCCGTACAGCTCTACGACTGCAACGGCTCTGCCGCCCAGCAGTGGAGCGTGGGCAGTGACGGGTCGGTCAAGGCGCTGGGGAAGTGTCTTGACGTAGCGTCAGGTGGTACGGCGAACGGGGCGGTCGTCCAGTTGTGGGACTGCAACGGCTCCGCTGCCCAGCGCTGGAGCGTCAGCGGTGCGCACGACATCGTGAATCCGCAGGCGGACAAGTGCCTGGACGCGACGGGGAACAGCTCGGCCAACGGCACCCGGCTCCAGATCTGGACCTGCACCGGCGCGACGAATCAGAAGTGGACCGCGCCCGCGGCCGGCGGAGGCGGCGAGGACCCGGCGTCCCCCGGGGCGATGGCGGTCGCACCGTACCTCTACAACGGCTGGGGCAGCCCGCCCAGTCCGGCCACCGTCATGAACGCCACCGGCGTCAAGTGGTTCACCCTCGCCTTCGTCCTCAGCAACGGCTACTGCAACCCGCAGTGGGACGGCGGGAGGCCGCTGACCGGCGGCGTCGACCAGCAGACGGTGAACACCGTCCGGGCGGCGGGCGGCGACGTCATCCCGTCCTTCGGCGGCTGGAGCGGCAACAAGCTGGAGAGCTCCTGCTCCAGCGCCGGTGAGCTGGCGGCCGCGTACCAGAAGGTGATCAACGCCTACGGTCTCAAGGCCATCGACATCGACATCGAGGCCGACGCGTACGCCAGCGCCACGGTGCAGCAGCGCACGGTCGACGCGCTGAAGACCGTCAAGGCCAACAATCCGGGCATCAAGGTGTACGTCACCTTCGGCACCGGCCAGAGCGGGCCCGACGACAGCATGATCCGCAAGGCGTCGGCCTCCGGGCTGACCGTGGACAGCTGGACGATCATGCCGTTCGACTTCGGCGGGGCGGGCCAGAACATGGGCAACCTCACCGTCAGCGCCGCAGAGGGGCTGAAGAACGTGGTCAAGGGCGCCTACGGGTACACGGACGACCAGGCGTACCGGCACACCGGGATCTCCTCGATGAACGGCATCACCGACGACAACGAGACCGTGACGGTCGCGGACTTCCGCACCATCCTGGCCTACGCCCAGCAGCGCCACCTGGCCCGGCTCACCTTCTGGTCGGTCAACCGGGACCGCCCGTGCACCGGAGGCGGCGCCGACACCTGCTCGGGCGTCTCCCAGCAGCCCTGGGACTTCACGAAGGTGTTCGCCCAGTACGCGGGCTGA